A genomic window from Cytobacillus suaedae includes:
- a CDS encoding ATP-dependent Clp protease ATP-binding subunit: MICQVCNVKKANYQLNIKINNEQKRLQLCNDCYSEQMNNLQIPSGFNGFPNFPFEDMFKSFSAQQNQQQTDTQQAKQKSGGGFLDQFGRNLTHLAKAGLIDPVIGREEEVKRIIEILNRRNKNNPVLIGEPGVGKTAVVEGLALSISKGEVPSKLLNKEVYLLDVASLVSNTGIRGQFEERMKQLIAELQKHKNIILFIDEIHQLVGAGSAEGSMDAGNILKPALARGELQLVGATTLKEYRKIEKDAALERRFQPVTVSEPTPEKAIEILKGIQSKYEAFHGVTYSEEAIKACVTLSHRYIQDRFLPDKAIDLLDEAGSKANLLLKPVDTTAIQDRLKNIAIEKDKAAKEENYELAAKLRDEEQKLEKQLETDQTQSSSVVEVSDIQKIIEKKTGIPVGKLQEDEQAKMRHLVENLNKKVIGQDEAVSKVAKAIRRSRAGLKAKTRPIGSFLFVGPTGVGKTELTKTLAEELFGSKDAMIRLDMSEYMEKHSVSKIIGSPPGYVGHDEAGQLTEKVRRNPYSIILLDEIEKAHPDVQHMFLQILEDGRLTDSQGRTVSFKETVIIMTSNAGVGFKKISVGFENMGTDAVKESTILESLGSHFKPEFLNRFDSIIEFKQLEKENLLQIVELMLEELQATLSEQNITLKVSTEVKEKLAELGYHPAFGARPLRRVIQEQIEDQIADVLLETEVSSTLKAVLIENKIVVK; encoded by the coding sequence ATGATATGCCAAGTTTGTAATGTGAAGAAAGCTAATTATCAACTAAACATCAAAATCAACAATGAGCAAAAACGTCTACAACTTTGCAATGACTGCTATTCAGAGCAAATGAACAATCTTCAAATTCCTTCAGGGTTTAACGGGTTTCCAAACTTCCCTTTTGAAGATATGTTTAAGAGTTTTTCAGCACAACAAAATCAACAACAAACTGATACTCAACAAGCAAAACAAAAAAGTGGTGGCGGATTCCTCGATCAATTCGGGCGAAACCTAACACACCTTGCCAAAGCCGGTCTTATAGATCCAGTCATTGGACGCGAGGAAGAAGTTAAACGAATTATTGAAATTTTAAACCGAAGAAACAAAAACAACCCAGTTCTCATTGGTGAGCCTGGTGTAGGAAAAACTGCAGTAGTTGAAGGACTTGCCCTAAGTATTTCAAAAGGTGAGGTTCCTTCAAAACTACTAAACAAGGAAGTTTACCTATTAGATGTGGCCTCTCTTGTTTCAAATACTGGGATTCGTGGTCAATTTGAAGAACGCATGAAGCAACTGATTGCTGAGCTTCAAAAACATAAAAATATAATCCTATTTATTGATGAGATCCATCAATTAGTGGGAGCTGGGTCTGCAGAAGGCTCCATGGATGCGGGTAACATTTTAAAACCAGCTCTTGCACGTGGTGAACTTCAGTTAGTTGGGGCAACAACGCTAAAAGAATATCGTAAAATTGAAAAGGATGCTGCATTAGAACGTCGTTTTCAGCCTGTGACAGTAAGTGAACCAACTCCTGAAAAGGCAATCGAAATTCTTAAAGGCATTCAATCAAAATATGAAGCGTTTCATGGGGTAACTTATTCAGAGGAAGCCATTAAAGCTTGTGTCACATTATCACACCGTTACATTCAAGACCGATTCTTACCTGACAAAGCAATTGACTTATTGGATGAAGCTGGCTCAAAAGCAAATCTACTTCTTAAACCTGTAGATACAACAGCAATTCAAGATCGTCTAAAGAACATTGCTATTGAAAAAGATAAAGCAGCGAAAGAAGAAAATTATGAGCTAGCAGCCAAACTACGTGATGAAGAGCAAAAACTTGAAAAACAACTTGAGACAGATCAAACTCAAAGTAGTTCCGTAGTTGAGGTTAGTGATATCCAAAAAATCATCGAAAAGAAGACAGGGATTCCTGTCGGCAAACTTCAGGAAGATGAACAAGCAAAAATGAGGCACTTAGTGGAAAACTTAAATAAAAAAGTGATTGGTCAGGATGAAGCTGTTTCAAAAGTAGCAAAAGCTATTCGTCGAAGCCGTGCAGGGTTAAAAGCTAAAACCCGTCCAATTGGGTCCTTCCTCTTTGTTGGTCCAACGGGTGTTGGTAAAACGGAGTTAACAAAAACACTCGCTGAAGAACTCTTTGGTTCAAAGGATGCAATGATTCGTCTTGATATGAGTGAGTATATGGAGAAACATTCCGTTTCTAAGATAATCGGTTCTCCTCCTGGCTATGTTGGGCATGACGAGGCCGGTCAGTTAACTGAAAAAGTGCGTCGTAATCCTTATAGTATCATCTTATTGGATGAAATTGAGAAAGCTCACCCTGATGTTCAGCATATGTTCCTTCAAATTTTAGAAGATGGTCGTCTAACAGATAGCCAAGGCAGAACTGTAAGCTTTAAAGAAACAGTTATTATTATGACAAGTAACGCAGGTGTAGGCTTTAAAAAGATTTCTGTTGGCTTTGAAAATATGGGTACAGATGCCGTCAAGGAATCTACGATATTAGAATCACTAGGATCACATTTTAAACCGGAGTTTCTAAATCGATTTGATAGCATTATTGAATTTAAACAATTAGAGAAAGAGAACCTACTCCAAATTGTGGAATTAATGCTTGAAGAACTTCAAGCGACATTATCGGAACAAAATATCACATTAAAGGTATCAACTGAAGTAAAAGAAAAGCTTGCCGAACTTGGTTACCACCCTGCTTTTGGGGCACGTCCACTGCGTCGTGTAATACAAGAACAGATTGAAGACCAAATTGCCGATGTTTTATTGGAAACTGAGGTATCTTCAACATTAAAGGCAGTTTTAATAGAGAACAAGATAGTTGTGAAATAA
- a CDS encoding DUF2935 domain-containing protein: protein MAYQKITVWQEHSFWLEVLEDHGYFVHDFASPSETQIVEQAAQYIYQFQQLRKRLASIPPNLNENSPQMIAFAREAYPVAYGYYQFEGYIQRLRIENKVNVNLTPSYFNGTLGENLEYLRLLGYYVNGQVPPVPALVDLMDLWLEDQLGHAALLVRALDGVEATLVNETRTFMQLFQAYILKNEAIKGYLRFTPEGFPIQLQFARDVSQSVNGLTQLVEKIVRLYKDDQVLNQTTLRFLEHHFPEACYFLNKLTYYAPDIEFPPCSLTKPSFR, encoded by the coding sequence GTGGCATATCAGAAAATTACAGTTTGGCAGGAGCATAGTTTTTGGTTAGAGGTGTTAGAGGACCATGGATATTTTGTACATGATTTTGCATCTCCAAGTGAAACACAAATAGTAGAACAAGCGGCGCAATATATTTATCAGTTTCAACAATTAAGAAAAAGACTTGCGTCTATTCCTCCTAATTTAAATGAAAATTCACCTCAAATGATCGCTTTTGCTAGAGAGGCGTATCCAGTTGCTTATGGTTATTATCAATTTGAAGGGTACATACAGCGGCTCCGTATTGAAAATAAAGTAAATGTCAATTTAACACCTAGCTATTTTAATGGAACCCTTGGTGAGAATTTAGAGTATTTAAGGTTATTGGGATACTATGTAAATGGCCAGGTACCACCTGTGCCAGCATTAGTTGATTTAATGGACCTGTGGCTTGAGGATCAACTGGGTCATGCAGCCTTACTAGTTAGAGCTCTTGATGGGGTGGAGGCTACACTTGTTAATGAAACGAGAACGTTTATGCAACTTTTTCAGGCTTATATACTAAAAAACGAAGCAATAAAAGGGTATTTACGTTTTACCCCAGAAGGTTTTCCAATTCAGCTCCAATTTGCAAGGGATGTTTCGCAATCAGTTAATGGATTAACTCAATTAGTAGAAAAAATCGTTCGTTTATATAAAGATGACCAAGTGTTAAATCAAACAACATTGCGGTTTCTTGAACATCACTTTCCTGAAGCCTGTTATTTCTTAAATAAGCTAACTTACTATGCACCAGATATTGAGTTTCCTCCTTGTTCATTAACAAAGCCTTCATTCAGATAA
- a CDS encoding CPBP family intramembrane metalloprotease: MNDKKSIFIAILLAHLLLLLSFTNILPFWPMFTVSLFILSALSIYKKRFTYSINGASVGLGILSGILLYLIFAIGKQILLAIGLPVEEDLSELYAFVSPTQIWHYIVLTLIIIPGEELFWRGYMQPYFSEKSASRGIFFATLLYAFAHIYSGSTMLILAAIVGGLYWGIVYAWKKNIIINIISHFTFNLFLIVIWPLN; this comes from the coding sequence ATGAACGATAAAAAAAGTATATTTATTGCAATCCTATTGGCACACCTTTTATTACTACTTAGCTTTACAAACATACTACCCTTTTGGCCAATGTTTACAGTTTCACTATTCATATTAAGTGCACTTTCCATTTATAAAAAACGTTTTACTTATAGCATAAATGGAGCCTCGGTTGGCTTGGGCATACTCTCGGGTATCCTACTTTATTTGATATTTGCCATTGGGAAACAAATCCTCCTGGCGATTGGACTTCCTGTTGAAGAAGATCTTAGTGAATTGTATGCTTTTGTATCCCCAACACAAATATGGCATTATATTGTTCTCACACTCATTATTATTCCAGGCGAAGAGCTTTTCTGGAGAGGCTACATGCAACCGTACTTTTCAGAAAAATCAGCATCGAGAGGTATCTTCTTTGCAACTCTACTCTATGCCTTTGCCCACATCTATTCTGGAAGCACCATGCTCATCTTAGCCGCAATTGTCGGGGGTCTATACTGGGGGATTGTCTATGCATGGAAGAAAAACATTATTATCAATATCATCTCACATTTTACATTTAACCTATTTTTAATAGTGATTTGGCCATTAAATTAA
- the moaA gene encoding GTP 3',8-cyclase MoaA, giving the protein MENEQTVLDQLHRPLRDLRISVTDKCNFRCTYCMPAEIFGPDYPFLKRAELLSFEELERLTKIFVHTLGVKKIRITGGEPLMRKDIPHLIEKISQIDGVEDIAMTTNGSLLPKYASDLKKAGLQRVSVSLDSLKDEVFGKINGKGVTVQTVLEGIDAAAEAGLKVKINMVVKRGMNEHDIVPMAKFFREKGHILRYIEYMDVGNSNQWKLDDVYSKKQIIEDIHAVMPLEPIAPNYTGETASRFRYIGSEDEIGVISSVSDAFCSTCNRARLSAEGKLYTCLFASLGHDLREPVRSELTDDQLSSHISDIWNGRKDRYSLDRSKLSGTRSKIEMSHIGG; this is encoded by the coding sequence TTGGAAAATGAGCAAACAGTATTAGATCAGTTACACCGCCCTCTTCGTGATTTAAGGATATCAGTAACAGATAAATGTAATTTTCGCTGCACATACTGTATGCCAGCTGAGATTTTTGGTCCCGATTACCCTTTTTTAAAAAGAGCAGAGTTACTTTCGTTTGAAGAACTAGAGCGTTTAACAAAGATTTTTGTTCATACTCTCGGTGTGAAAAAAATTCGTATTACAGGTGGCGAACCTTTAATGCGAAAAGATATCCCTCATTTGATTGAGAAAATTAGTCAGATTGATGGAGTCGAGGACATTGCGATGACAACAAATGGATCACTTCTCCCTAAATATGCGTCAGATTTAAAAAAAGCTGGACTTCAGCGTGTATCCGTAAGTCTTGATTCCTTAAAGGACGAAGTGTTCGGTAAAATAAACGGTAAAGGTGTTACTGTTCAAACAGTCCTTGAAGGCATAGATGCAGCTGCAGAAGCTGGACTTAAGGTTAAAATCAATATGGTTGTAAAACGTGGAATGAACGAGCATGACATTGTTCCAATGGCAAAGTTCTTCCGTGAAAAAGGCCATATCCTTCGCTACATTGAATATATGGATGTTGGTAACAGTAATCAGTGGAAGCTCGATGATGTTTATTCAAAAAAACAAATTATTGAGGATATCCATGCAGTTATGCCCTTAGAGCCAATTGCACCCAATTATACAGGTGAAACCGCTAGTAGATTTAGATATATAGGTTCAGAGGACGAGATTGGTGTTATTTCTTCCGTTTCTGATGCCTTCTGCTCAACCTGTAATCGTGCACGACTATCTGCAGAAGGAAAGTTATACACTTGTTTATTCGCTTCACTTGGTCACGACCTTCGTGAACCAGTTCGTTCAGAACTAACTGATGACCAATTATCTTCACATATCTCAGATATCTGGAACGGGCGGAAAGACCGTTACTCACTTGATCGAAGTAAGTTATCTGGGACTCGAAGTAAAATTGAGATGTCTCATATTGGAGGATAG
- the fdhD gene encoding formate dehydrogenase accessory sulfurtransferase FdhD has protein sequence MSHKMTTQREIQKFINGQLATTHDEIVTEFPLTLFVNDTEFATMVCTPIHLDELVIGFLASEGVIRFKDDIKEMSIDESKGYAYITLHTEMTSSQQSHSKRFIGSCCGKSRQFYFHNDARTAKTSTAKTTLTPNQCISLMKKMQEESIVFQETGGVHNAALCTPEELVVSRTDIGRHNALDKLYGHSLQNKISVRDKIIVFSGRISSEVLLKAAKLGVGIVLSKSAPTELAIQLAEDLNITTVGFIRGESFNVYTHPERINAI, from the coding sequence ATGAGTCATAAAATGACAACGCAAAGAGAAATTCAAAAATTCATAAATGGTCAACTTGCTACCACACATGATGAAATTGTCACAGAATTTCCTTTAACTTTGTTTGTAAACGATACTGAATTTGCTACAATGGTATGTACACCGATTCATTTAGACGAGTTGGTCATTGGCTTTCTTGCGTCTGAAGGCGTGATTCGATTCAAAGATGATATTAAAGAGATGTCCATTGATGAATCAAAAGGCTATGCCTATATAACTCTGCACACTGAAATGACATCAAGCCAGCAATCGCATTCTAAGCGATTTATTGGCTCATGTTGTGGGAAGAGTCGACAATTTTACTTTCATAATGATGCGCGAACTGCCAAAACCTCCACAGCGAAAACGACACTTACACCCAATCAGTGTATTTCTCTTATGAAAAAGATGCAGGAAGAGAGTATCGTATTTCAAGAAACCGGGGGCGTCCATAATGCCGCGCTATGTACACCTGAAGAATTGGTTGTTAGCCGTACGGACATTGGCAGACATAACGCACTTGATAAATTATATGGACATAGCTTACAAAATAAGATTTCAGTTCGAGATAAAATTATCGTTTTTAGTGGCCGAATCTCCTCCGAGGTTTTGCTAAAAGCAGCAAAACTTGGAGTAGGTATTGTCCTTTCTAAATCGGCTCCTACTGAACTAGCGATTCAACTCGCCGAAGATTTGAATATAACAACGGTGGGATTCATTCGTGGTGAATCTTTCAACGTCTATACACATCCAGAACGTATTAATGCAATCTAA
- a CDS encoding OFA family MFS transporter yields MNKTKNRWLIAASAVGIHISIGSVYAWSNFTNPLIDEFGWSAKQVQFTFSLAILFLGLSAAFLGHFVEKYGPRSAGLLASGFFGAGVIGAGFAVSIGSLPLLYITYGVLGGIGLGVGYIAPVSTLVKWFPDRRGLATGLAIMGFGFSAAIASPVMEVLLNSVGTANTFYILGVSYLVIMTLSSLYLEKPAEGWLPEGFKEKVQAGKTKIKEDLSQLTANEAIKTSRFYYLWIMLFINVTCGIAILSAAKPLAEESIGLSTAEAAALVGVLGIFNGLGRLGWASVSDYIGRPNTYTTFFALQIVLFALLPFTTEAILFQVMLAIVYTCYGGGFASIPAYIGDLFGTKQLGAIHGYILTAWAAAGLAGPMFAAWMKDTTGSYAGSLTFFAGMFVIALVVSLIIRRDITRLRKENALKKESKTLAG; encoded by the coding sequence ATGAATAAGACGAAAAATCGCTGGCTAATTGCAGCGTCAGCTGTTGGGATCCATATTTCGATTGGTTCTGTTTATGCATGGAGTAATTTTACCAATCCACTAATTGATGAGTTTGGTTGGAGTGCAAAACAGGTACAGTTCACATTTAGTTTAGCAATTCTATTTTTAGGATTATCTGCTGCATTTTTAGGCCACTTTGTAGAAAAGTATGGTCCTAGAAGCGCAGGTTTATTGGCATCAGGCTTTTTTGGAGCAGGTGTGATTGGTGCTGGGTTTGCAGTAAGTATTGGTTCACTACCGCTACTGTATATCACATATGGAGTTTTAGGTGGTATTGGATTAGGAGTAGGTTATATTGCCCCTGTATCAACATTGGTTAAATGGTTCCCAGATCGACGTGGTCTTGCTACTGGTTTGGCAATCATGGGGTTTGGTTTTTCAGCAGCAATTGCTAGTCCAGTGATGGAAGTGTTACTTAACTCTGTTGGAACTGCGAATACATTCTATATATTGGGAGTTTCCTACTTAGTTATTATGACACTATCTTCGTTATATTTAGAAAAACCAGCTGAAGGCTGGTTACCAGAAGGCTTTAAAGAGAAAGTCCAAGCTGGTAAAACAAAAATCAAAGAAGATTTGTCTCAATTAACAGCCAATGAAGCTATCAAAACATCTAGATTCTACTACCTATGGATTATGTTATTCATTAATGTAACATGTGGTATCGCAATTCTTTCTGCAGCAAAACCATTAGCAGAAGAAAGCATTGGTTTATCAACTGCTGAAGCAGCAGCCCTTGTTGGGGTATTAGGAATCTTCAACGGTTTAGGTCGACTTGGATGGGCTTCTGTATCAGATTATATTGGAAGACCGAATACGTATACTACGTTTTTTGCATTACAAATTGTACTTTTTGCTCTTTTACCATTTACAACAGAAGCAATTCTGTTCCAAGTGATGTTAGCAATTGTTTATACATGTTATGGTGGTGGATTTGCTTCGATTCCAGCTTATATCGGAGATTTATTTGGAACAAAACAACTTGGTGCGATTCATGGCTACATTTTAACAGCTTGGGCTGCAGCTGGTTTAGCTGGACCAATGTTTGCAGCTTGGATGAAGGATACAACCGGAAGCTACGCAGGTAGCTTAACATTCTTTGCAGGTATGTTTGTCATTGCACTTGTTGTTTCTTTAATCATTCGCCGAGATATTACCAGATTACGTAAGGAAAATGCATTGAAAAAAGAGAGTAAAACATTGGCAGGTTAA
- a CDS encoding DUF2294 domain-containing protein encodes MNKYEAEFSNIVRSFRKKHMGKGPSKITTTFCKNWAICEMEGNLSPVEKFIASADEGKQALRAARTEMVKEMYRKNPPLEMEEFLQCKFLELFVDIDLDRDFGMSIFVFDEDLQQKFCK; translated from the coding sequence ATGAATAAGTATGAAGCTGAGTTTAGTAATATAGTACGCTCTTTCAGAAAAAAGCATATGGGAAAAGGTCCAAGTAAAATCACAACGACCTTTTGTAAAAACTGGGCCATATGTGAAATGGAAGGAAACCTTTCTCCAGTCGAGAAGTTTATAGCGAGTGCTGATGAGGGAAAACAAGCCCTACGTGCTGCTAGAACGGAAATGGTGAAGGAAATGTATCGTAAAAATCCTCCACTAGAGATGGAAGAATTTCTACAATGTAAGTTCCTTGAGCTTTTTGTAGATATAGATCTTGATCGAGATTTTGGAATGTCTATCTTTGTTTTTGATGAAGACTTACAGCAAAAGTTTTGTAAATAG
- a CDS encoding FdhF/YdeP family oxidoreductase: MGKTLHPGPQKKAKLPDPKHWVSPIPFGLGKVKPKHIRDGFNVLWENKDNLGYATNIITKGVCDGCALGVSGLYDQTLTGPHVCTTRLNVLRLNTMPAVKPEILHADIDELRKYDSTELRKLGRIPYPMIRRKGERKFSRLTWDDAMDLISTKMKKLDPKQYAFYLTSRGITNESYYVAGKVSRFLGTNNIDNASRICHSPSKTALKRSIGVGASTVNYLDWIGTDVLLFWGSVASNSSPVSTKYMLEAKKKGTKIIVVNPYKEPAMDQYWIPSNPESALFGTKIADDFYQVNIGGDIAFMHGIMKHWFEMEENAVGSAINHEFVSEHVNGYDDLHATVKEQSWEHIVESSGVAKERIIELAELLAASKNAVYAWALGLTMHSFATDNISQVANLALLRGHLGRKYAGLMPFRGHSSVQGSGEMGADPFVLPGGDFYGENIKRIEELWGFKLPEWQGDIVGMTLENILLPEEHERKIKLYYLSGGNFLETMPDPDFVEKALSDLEIRVHQDIILNTSTLVDAKEAVIVLPAKTRYEQEGGGTSTSTERMVYFSPEIKGNKNMVEEARAEWKIYVDLAKRVKPESAHLVDFKDAAEIRAEIAKANPNYEGIQHLSKAGDVFQWGGAWLCEDGICPTPDGKGNLVSVEIPDLGKKEGQFIVTSRRGKQFNSMVYSEVDPFNDAGRYDVLMNPDDAHDASIAEGEGIVLYNGFGVFQGRAKFVDIARGNIEVHFPEGNFLLPRGRYEKYAGIPDYNITVTLEKADRFNARKDTQYLEKRVEELEDIPS; the protein is encoded by the coding sequence TTGGGTAAAACATTACATCCAGGACCACAGAAAAAGGCTAAATTGCCAGACCCAAAGCATTGGGTAAGCCCAATTCCGTTTGGGTTAGGAAAAGTAAAACCGAAACATATCCGAGATGGTTTTAACGTTTTATGGGAAAACAAAGATAATTTAGGATATGCTACAAATATTATTACTAAAGGTGTATGTGACGGCTGTGCGCTAGGTGTATCTGGCTTATATGACCAGACGCTAACAGGTCCACACGTTTGTACAACACGCTTAAATGTACTTCGCTTAAATACGATGCCTGCGGTGAAACCCGAAATTCTACATGCAGATATTGATGAATTGCGAAAATATGACAGTACGGAGCTCCGTAAACTAGGGCGTATTCCTTATCCGATGATTCGTCGAAAAGGTGAAAGGAAGTTTTCGCGCCTAACATGGGATGATGCGATGGATCTGATTTCAACTAAAATGAAAAAGCTAGACCCTAAGCAATATGCATTTTATCTTACAAGTCGTGGTATAACGAATGAATCCTACTACGTGGCAGGAAAAGTATCACGTTTTTTAGGCACGAATAACATTGATAATGCGAGTCGTATTTGTCATTCACCATCAAAAACTGCGCTAAAACGCTCAATAGGTGTAGGTGCATCGACTGTTAACTATTTAGACTGGATCGGAACGGATGTCCTGTTATTCTGGGGAAGTGTCGCGTCAAATAGTTCACCAGTTTCAACGAAATATATGTTAGAAGCGAAGAAAAAAGGAACGAAAATTATTGTGGTAAATCCATATAAAGAGCCAGCAATGGATCAATATTGGATTCCTTCAAACCCAGAATCAGCGTTATTTGGAACAAAAATCGCTGATGACTTCTATCAAGTAAATATCGGTGGAGATATTGCCTTCATGCATGGAATTATGAAGCACTGGTTTGAGATGGAAGAGAATGCTGTGGGCTCAGCAATTAACCATGAGTTCGTAAGTGAGCATGTAAATGGGTATGACGATTTACATGCAACGGTTAAAGAACAGTCATGGGAGCATATTGTTGAATCTTCTGGAGTTGCAAAGGAACGCATCATTGAGTTAGCAGAGCTACTTGCTGCTAGTAAAAACGCAGTTTACGCTTGGGCTCTTGGTCTAACGATGCACTCTTTTGCAACCGATAATATCTCACAAGTTGCAAACCTTGCATTGCTACGTGGACATTTAGGTCGCAAGTATGCTGGGCTAATGCCATTCCGTGGTCACTCTTCAGTTCAAGGTAGTGGTGAAATGGGTGCTGATCCATTCGTGTTACCTGGCGGAGATTTTTATGGAGAAAACATTAAACGTATTGAAGAGCTATGGGGCTTTAAGCTTCCTGAGTGGCAAGGTGATATTGTTGGTATGACGCTCGAAAATATTTTACTACCTGAAGAGCACGAACGTAAAATTAAACTTTACTACTTATCAGGTGGTAACTTCCTAGAAACGATGCCAGATCCTGATTTCGTCGAAAAGGCGTTATCAGATCTAGAGATTCGTGTTCATCAAGACATTATTTTAAATACGTCTACACTTGTTGATGCGAAAGAAGCTGTCATTGTTTTACCGGCTAAAACACGATACGAACAAGAAGGTGGGGGTACTTCCACTTCGACGGAACGTATGGTTTATTTTAGTCCTGAAATAAAAGGAAATAAAAACATGGTAGAAGAAGCTCGTGCAGAGTGGAAGATCTATGTTGATTTAGCTAAACGAGTGAAACCAGAATCAGCTCATCTTGTTGATTTTAAAGATGCTGCTGAAATTCGAGCTGAAATTGCGAAAGCCAACCCAAATTATGAGGGAATCCAACACTTAAGCAAGGCAGGAGATGTATTCCAATGGGGTGGAGCTTGGTTATGTGAAGATGGCATCTGTCCAACGCCAGATGGTAAGGGGAATTTAGTGTCGGTCGAGATTCCTGATTTAGGGAAAAAAGAAGGGCAATTTATTGTAACCTCTCGTCGTGGTAAGCAATTCAACTCTATGGTTTATAGTGAAGTCGATCCATTTAATGATGCTGGGCGTTATGATGTATTAATGAACCCTGATGATGCTCATGATGCAAGTATTGCTGAAGGTGAAGGGATTGTTTTATATAACGGTTTTGGTGTTTTCCAAGGTAGAGCTAAGTTTGTTGACATTGCTCGTGGGAATATAGAGGTTCATTTCCCCGAAGGTAACTTCCTATTACCTAGAGGTCGTTATGAAAAATATGCTGGAATTCCAGATTATAATATTACAGTTACCCTTGAGAAGGCAGACAGATTCAATGCTCGTAAGGATACACAGTACCTTGAAAAACGAGTAGAAGAGCTTGAGGATATTCCTTCTTAA
- a CDS encoding DUF3231 family protein, whose protein sequence is MTLFEAVTNTLKHKLDNEPKSPLHVGEVMSCWVYVAMMDEASIFMQAGVNMTSDDELLQMLKDSIDQCDKQSKKLKDFMKTEGVHLPNVSEPRPNSDSNSVPLGVKLTDEEIANGVSIKTASAIIACATSASQTIRADMGTIWIDFLSEKLLFGATLKTLLIKRGWIKVPPYYYPPGLPQR, encoded by the coding sequence ATGACACTCTTTGAGGCTGTGACCAATACTTTAAAGCACAAGCTAGACAATGAGCCAAAATCACCTTTGCATGTAGGTGAAGTAATGAGTTGTTGGGTTTATGTAGCGATGATGGATGAAGCGTCTATTTTTATGCAAGCTGGTGTGAACATGACTTCAGACGATGAGTTACTTCAAATGTTAAAGGATAGTATAGATCAATGTGATAAGCAGTCTAAAAAACTAAAGGATTTTATGAAAACAGAAGGCGTACATTTACCGAACGTTTCAGAACCTAGACCTAATTCCGATTCTAATTCAGTACCATTAGGTGTAAAGTTGACGGATGAGGAGATTGCAAATGGAGTGTCCATTAAAACAGCATCCGCTATTATAGCTTGTGCAACAAGTGCATCACAAACGATACGAGCAGACATGGGAACAATATGGATTGATTTTTTAAGCGAGAAGCTTCTGTTTGGAGCAACATTAAAGACCCTGTTAATAAAACGTGGGTGGATTAAGGTACCTCCGTATTATTATCCACCAGGTCTACCACAGAGATAG
- a CDS encoding DUF2062 domain-containing protein, which yields MLLKLFRLRDNAHSVAIGFTVGILLNFIPTFGIGPLASAALPKLFRGNPVAGLVGGILLVWAFPLLFYLNIVTGDILFPIKIEEIEIEHGIEETEEVIEAGITIGKAFIVGMLVNMIIAGFLSYITVYLIFKRSRRKVLFLIYKKWNLQKKKSVR from the coding sequence ATGCTATTAAAATTATTTAGATTAAGAGACAATGCCCATAGTGTTGCTATTGGTTTTACAGTTGGAATACTACTGAACTTTATTCCAACCTTTGGAATAGGTCCACTTGCTTCTGCAGCTTTACCTAAATTATTTCGAGGTAATCCAGTTGCCGGTTTAGTAGGAGGAATTCTCCTGGTATGGGCTTTTCCATTATTGTTTTATCTAAATATTGTAACGGGTGATATCCTTTTTCCTATAAAAATTGAGGAAATTGAAATTGAACATGGTATCGAAGAAACTGAAGAAGTAATAGAAGCAGGGATTACCATTGGTAAAGCCTTTATTGTAGGTATGCTAGTCAACATGATAATAGCTGGGTTTTTATCTTATATAACCGTTTACTTAATTTTTAAAAGAAGTAGAAGGAAAGTTTTATTTCTTATATATAAGAAATGGAACCTACAAAAAAAGAAAAGTGTTAGATAA